In a single window of the Salmo trutta chromosome 23, fSalTru1.1, whole genome shotgun sequence genome:
- the LOC115159558 gene encoding surfeit locus protein 4 isoform X1, whose product MGQEELMSQAEDVADQFLRVTKQYLPHLARLCLISTFLEDGIRMWFQWNEQKDYIEATWGCGYFLATCFVLLNLTGQLGGCVLILSRHFVQYACFGLFGIIALQTVAYSILWDIKFLMRNLALGGGLLLLLAESRSEGKSMFAGVPSMGESSPKQYMQLGGRVLLVLMFMTLLHFDPSFFSILQNMVGTALIILVAIGFKTKLAALTLVIWLLAINIYFNAFWAVPAYKPMHDFLKYDFFQTTSVIGGLLLVVALGPGGVSMDEKKKEW is encoded by the exons ATGGGGCAGGAGGAGCTCATGAGTCAAGCTGAAGATGTGGCAGACCAG tTCTTGCGAGTGACTAAGCAGTACCTGCCTCACCTGGCTCGTCTGTGTCTAATCAGCACCTTTCTGGAGGACGGCATACGCATGTGGTTCCAGTGGAATGAGCAGAAGGACTACATTGAGGCCACGTGGGGCTGCGGCTACTTCCTGGCCACCTGTTTCGTACTGCTCAACCTCACAGGACAGCTTG GTGGCTGTGTCCTTATCCTCAGTAGACACTTTGTACAGTATGCCTGCTTTGGATTATTTGGAATCATAGCTTTACAG ACGGTtgcatacagtattttatgggaTATAAAATTTCTGATGAG gAACCTTGCCCTGGGCGGTGGACTCCTGCTGTTACTAGCGGAGTCGCGTTCAGAAGGGAAGAGCATGTTCGCTGGTGTACCCTCCATGGGAGAGAGCTCGCCAAAACAGTACATGCAGCTGGGAGGGAGAGTCCTGCTGGTGCTCATGTTCATGACCCTGCTGCACTTTGACCCCAGCTTCTTCTCG ATCCTCCAGAACATGGTGGGCACGGCCCTCATCATCCTGGTAGCCATCGGCTTCAAGACCAAGCTGGCAGCCCTGACCCTGGTAATATGGCTGCTGGCCATCAACATCTACTTCAACGCCTTCTGGGCGGTGCCCGCCTACAAGCCCATGCACGACTTCCTCAAGTACGACTTCTTCCAGACCACGTCCGTCATTGGAGGGCTGCTGTTGGTCGTAGCACTGGGGCCCGGTGGGGTGTCCATGGATGAGAAGAAGAAGGAGTGGTAG
- the LOC115159558 gene encoding surfeit locus protein 4 isoform X2 — MWFQWNEQKDYIEATWGCGYFLATCFVLLNLTGQLGGCVLILSRHFVQYACFGLFGIIALQTVAYSILWDIKFLMRNLALGGGLLLLLAESRSEGKSMFAGVPSMGESSPKQYMQLGGRVLLVLMFMTLLHFDPSFFSILQNMVGTALIILVAIGFKTKLAALTLVIWLLAINIYFNAFWAVPAYKPMHDFLKYDFFQTTSVIGGLLLVVALGPGGVSMDEKKKEW; from the exons ATGTGGTTCCAGTGGAATGAGCAGAAGGACTACATTGAGGCCACGTGGGGCTGCGGCTACTTCCTGGCCACCTGTTTCGTACTGCTCAACCTCACAGGACAGCTTG GTGGCTGTGTCCTTATCCTCAGTAGACACTTTGTACAGTATGCCTGCTTTGGATTATTTGGAATCATAGCTTTACAG ACGGTtgcatacagtattttatgggaTATAAAATTTCTGATGAG gAACCTTGCCCTGGGCGGTGGACTCCTGCTGTTACTAGCGGAGTCGCGTTCAGAAGGGAAGAGCATGTTCGCTGGTGTACCCTCCATGGGAGAGAGCTCGCCAAAACAGTACATGCAGCTGGGAGGGAGAGTCCTGCTGGTGCTCATGTTCATGACCCTGCTGCACTTTGACCCCAGCTTCTTCTCG ATCCTCCAGAACATGGTGGGCACGGCCCTCATCATCCTGGTAGCCATCGGCTTCAAGACCAAGCTGGCAGCCCTGACCCTGGTAATATGGCTGCTGGCCATCAACATCTACTTCAACGCCTTCTGGGCGGTGCCCGCCTACAAGCCCATGCACGACTTCCTCAAGTACGACTTCTTCCAGACCACGTCCGTCATTGGAGGGCTGCTGTTGGTCGTAGCACTGGGGCCCGGTGGGGTGTCCATGGATGAGAAGAAGAAGGAGTGGTAG